TTCCAGGACAAGGTCGCGTTCGTCACCGGCGGGGCGTCCGGGCTCGGCGCGGCGGCCGCCCGGCGGTTCGCCTCCGAGGGCGCGAGGGTGGTGATCGCGGACATCAACACCGAGGGCGCGGAGCAGGTGGCCGCCGGGCTGCCCGACGCGTACGCGGTGACCGTGGACACCGGCGAGGCCGTCTCCGTCGAGCAGGGCATCGCCGACGCCATGCAGCGGTACGGCCGGCTCGACGTGATCTTCAACAACGCCGGCATCGACGGGCAGCAGCAGCCGCTGCACGAGATGGACGTGGAGAACTGGGAGCGGGTCCGCCGGATCAACGGCGACGGCGTCTTCTTCGTCCTCAAGTACGGCATCGAGGCGCTGCTGCACGGCGGCGGCGGGTCGGTCGTCAACACCTCGTCCACCACCGCGCTGGCCGCCCAGGAGAACATCTCCCCGTACACCTTCACCAAGGCCGGCATCGTCGGCCTGACCCGGTCGGCGGCGATCGAGTACGCGGCCCGCAACGTCCGGGTCAACGCGGTCGCCCCCACGGTGGTGATGACCCCGCTGGTCGAGCACTTCATCGACACCGCGCCCGACCCCGCGCAGATGCGGCGGCAGATGGAGTCGTTCAACCCCAAGCCCGGCATCCCCACCCCGGACGACGTGGCCGGCGTGGTCGCCTTCCTCGCCTCGGACGACGCCGCCTGGATCACCGGCCACACCATCCCCATCGACGGCGGCTACGTCGCCCGCTGACGCCTCACCCACGCGCCCGCGCCGCGCCCGCCCCACGCCACGCCGTGCCGCCTCGCCCGCGCTGTGCGCCCCGTCCTGTGCTGTGGGGCCCCGCCTCGTGCCGTGCCGCGTAACGCCGTGCCGCCTCGCCGCGTGCCGTGCCGCCCCGCGCCGCCCCGCCTCGCCGTGCTGCGCCGCCCGCGCCCGCCGCCCGCACCGCGGCGGCCACTCTTTCCGAGAAAGTGTGGCCATCCGGCGTGGAACAACCACACTTTCCCGGAAAGAGTGCGGATCTTGGCAG
The Micromonospora sp. R77 DNA segment above includes these coding regions:
- a CDS encoding SDR family NAD(P)-dependent oxidoreductase, which codes for MRFQDKVAFVTGGASGLGAAAARRFASEGARVVIADINTEGAEQVAAGLPDAYAVTVDTGEAVSVEQGIADAMQRYGRLDVIFNNAGIDGQQQPLHEMDVENWERVRRINGDGVFFVLKYGIEALLHGGGGSVVNTSSTTALAAQENISPYTFTKAGIVGLTRSAAIEYAARNVRVNAVAPTVVMTPLVEHFIDTAPDPAQMRRQMESFNPKPGIPTPDDVAGVVAFLASDDAAWITGHTIPIDGGYVAR